Proteins encoded together in one Lysinibacillus sp. FSL K6-0232 window:
- a CDS encoding ABC transporter ATP-binding protein has product MLSIQNIAKSFDTLQVLKDISFEVRDGEFVAIIGPSGSGKSTLFQLIGGVSSIDQGAILLNGEAIQHKRGTIGYMPQQPSLLPWRTIIENVTIVEELTGKPDRERAKAWLEKVGLASFIHAYPHELSGGMQQRVSFIRAIVSDKPILCLDEPFSALDEFTRLEMQAWLLSIWEQYRKSILFVTHSIEEALFLADRILILTKRPASIKKEIIVPFARPRQGEIRHSAAFTALKQQLFTYLQEEKEDIYAD; this is encoded by the coding sequence ATGCTGAGCATTCAAAACATCGCTAAGTCCTTTGATACCCTTCAAGTTCTTAAGGATATATCCTTTGAGGTGAGGGATGGCGAGTTTGTGGCGATTATTGGGCCTTCAGGCAGTGGCAAAAGCACACTTTTTCAATTAATTGGTGGTGTATCGTCCATTGATCAAGGGGCAATTTTATTAAATGGTGAGGCTATTCAGCACAAGCGGGGAACGATTGGCTATATGCCGCAGCAGCCTTCTTTGTTGCCATGGCGGACGATTATAGAGAATGTCACGATTGTGGAGGAGCTTACAGGTAAGCCCGATAGAGAGCGTGCCAAGGCATGGTTAGAAAAGGTTGGACTTGCTTCCTTTATCCATGCATATCCCCATGAACTATCAGGGGGGATGCAGCAGCGTGTATCCTTTATCCGTGCCATTGTGAGTGATAAGCCTATTTTATGCTTAGATGAGCCATTTTCAGCGTTGGATGAATTTACACGACTTGAAATGCAGGCATGGCTTTTATCTATTTGGGAGCAATATCGTAAGTCGATTTTATTTGTCACCCATAGTATTGAGGAAGCGCTTTTTTTAGCGGATCGTATTCTTATATTAACGAAACGCCCTGCCTCCATCAAAAAAGAAATTATTGTGCCATTTGCTAGACCACGGCAAGGAGAGATTCGCCATTCTGCTGCATTTACAGCATTGAAGCAGCAGCTATTTACATACTTACAGGAAGAAAAGGAGGATATCTATGCTGATTGA
- a CDS encoding ABC transporter permease: MKQALHKGRTIFFIAFLLFIWELIVYVAEVPQWLLPAPSVIVREGFQSYQTFIPHALATVQLALLGLVIGIGCGLIVAIILHRFTFIRELFYPILIMSQNIPILVLAPLLIIWFGFGLLPKLIIICLVCFFPIVIATMDGFRQTDAALKHYFQMIGASKAQTFWKLEWPYAYPAIFSGVKIAATYSVMGAVIAEWLGAKKGIGVYMTLAQSSFRTDRVFVAIFAIVLLSLLLFSSIRLLEKFMVKGRGYNAEHSKHR, encoded by the coding sequence ATGAAACAAGCGTTACACAAGGGAAGGACGATATTTTTTATCGCCTTCCTCTTATTCATATGGGAACTAATCGTGTATGTGGCTGAAGTTCCTCAATGGCTACTGCCTGCACCAAGTGTCATTGTGCGAGAAGGCTTCCAGTCCTATCAAACCTTTATACCACATGCTTTAGCAACGGTGCAATTAGCGTTATTAGGGCTTGTTATTGGGATTGGCTGCGGTCTTATCGTTGCTATTATTCTGCATCGTTTTACATTTATTCGGGAATTGTTTTATCCAATTCTTATTATGTCGCAAAATATTCCGATTCTTGTCTTAGCACCACTGCTTATTATTTGGTTTGGCTTTGGCTTATTACCAAAGTTAATTATTATTTGTCTGGTTTGCTTTTTCCCTATTGTGATTGCAACGATGGATGGCTTTCGTCAAACTGACGCTGCACTAAAGCATTATTTTCAAATGATTGGTGCATCCAAGGCACAAACCTTTTGGAAGCTCGAATGGCCCTATGCCTATCCAGCTATTTTTTCAGGGGTTAAAATTGCGGCTACCTACAGTGTGATGGGCGCTGTGATTGCTGAGTGGCTTGGTGCTAAAAAGGGAATTGGTGTATATATGACCTTAGCACAGTCCTCCTTCCGCACAGATCGGGTATTTGTGGCGATTTTTGCGATTGTTTTGCTAAGCTTATTGTTATTTAGTAGCATTCGTTTACTTGAAAAATTTATGGTGAAGGGGAGAGGCTATAATGCTGAGCATTCAAAACATCGCTAA
- a CDS encoding thiamine-binding protein, translating to MANSLISVQIIPKTEKYEDIIPYVDAAIAVIDASGVKYEVHPLETTMEGELSTLLQIIEKMNDKMIELGAINVITQVKILYQPSGITMHTLTEKYQ from the coding sequence ATGGCAAATTCATTAATTAGTGTACAAATTATTCCGAAAACAGAAAAATATGAGGATATTATTCCTTATGTTGATGCGGCTATTGCTGTTATTGATGCATCAGGTGTGAAGTATGAGGTACACCCGCTTGAAACAACAATGGAGGGGGAGCTATCAACATTGCTGCAAATTATTGAGAAAATGAATGATAAAATGATTGAACTTGGTGCTATTAATGTAATTACACAGGTGAAAATTTTATATCAGCCATCTGGTATTACGATGCATACATTAACGGAGAAATATCAGTAA
- a CDS encoding ABC transporter substrate-binding protein has translation MKKWSFIVLTVAALLALVGCGEKKEDKQAKDAPKKVSVVLDWTPNTNHTGLYVAEKLGYFEEQGLDVEIIMPGEAGADQLVASGKAEFGVSYQEGITQARIQDVPLVSIAAIIQHNTSGFASLASKGITSPKDFEGKTYGGWGAPLEQAVLQSLMQTEDADINKLDIVNAGDLDFFTMMQKDIDFAWIYYAWTGIEAELRGEKINMLYLTDYSEQLDYYTPVLATNEKMIENNPDTVKAFVAAAAKGYEYAIEHPSEAADILLEAAPDLDKELVHKSQEWLADKYQDDAVQWGEQKLAVWENYAKWMASNQVLEGDFNAEQAFTNDFLPKKEKN, from the coding sequence ATGAAGAAATGGTCATTTATTGTATTGACAGTTGCTGCACTGCTTGCACTCGTAGGCTGTGGTGAGAAGAAGGAGGATAAGCAAGCAAAGGATGCACCGAAAAAGGTTTCTGTTGTGCTTGATTGGACACCAAACACGAACCATACAGGGCTTTATGTAGCCGAAAAGCTTGGTTATTTTGAGGAACAGGGCTTAGATGTCGAGATTATAATGCCTGGTGAGGCAGGAGCTGATCAGCTTGTGGCATCTGGGAAGGCGGAATTTGGTGTAAGCTATCAGGAAGGGATTACACAGGCACGTATACAGGATGTGCCACTTGTTTCCATCGCTGCGATTATTCAGCATAATACATCTGGTTTTGCTTCTCTTGCCTCTAAGGGGATTACGTCGCCAAAGGATTTTGAAGGGAAAACATATGGTGGCTGGGGTGCGCCACTTGAGCAAGCGGTATTGCAATCCTTAATGCAAACGGAAGATGCAGATATCAATAAGCTTGATATTGTGAATGCAGGCGATTTAGATTTCTTCACCATGATGCAAAAGGATATTGATTTTGCATGGATTTATTATGCATGGACAGGCATTGAGGCAGAGCTTCGTGGAGAAAAGATTAATATGTTGTATTTAACGGATTATAGTGAGCAGCTTGATTATTATACACCTGTCTTGGCAACAAATGAAAAGATGATTGAAAACAATCCTGATACGGTGAAGGCTTTTGTCGCTGCGGCAGCAAAAGGCTATGAATATGCGATCGAGCATCCTAGCGAGGCGGCTGATATTTTACTAGAAGCGGCTCCTGACTTAGATAAAGAGCTGGTACATAAAAGTCAAGAATGGTTAGCAGATAAGTATCAGGATGATGCTGTACAATGGGGTGAGCAAAAATTAGCTGTTTGGGAAAACTATGCAAAGTGGATGGCAAGCAATCAGGTGTTAGAGGGCGATTTTAACGCTGAGCAAGCCTTTACAAATGATTTCTTACCGAAAAAGGAGAAAAACTAA
- a CDS encoding coiled-coil domain-containing protein, whose product MTDRQLLELMLQKVTGMETNIGDMKVDIQNMKVDIQETKTDILNIKVDMQDMKSDIQETKTDILNIKADMQGMKADIQDTKTDILNIKADMQGMKADIQETKTDILNIKVDMQGMKADIQETKTDILNIKADMQDMKSDIQETKTDILNIKADMQDMKLDIQDTKTDILNIKTDMQDMKIDIQGLQAEQKKTNERLDGIEAKQHLVYEQTGKLSEYHSEMMTKLATLATKEDLDYFDIKISQHDRDIFQLKRKA is encoded by the coding sequence ATGACAGATCGCCAATTACTTGAATTAATGCTGCAAAAAGTAACAGGTATGGAAACGAATATCGGGGATATGAAAGTGGATATCCAAAATATGAAGGTAGATATTCAGGAAACAAAAACAGATATTTTGAATATTAAAGTAGATATGCAAGACATGAAGTCGGATATTCAGGAAACAAAAACAGATATTTTGAATATTAAAGCAGATATGCAAGGCATGAAAGCCGATATTCAAGATACAAAAACAGATATTTTGAATATTAAAGCAGATATGCAAGGCATGAAAGCTGATATTCAGGAAACAAAAACAGATATTCTAAATATCAAAGTAGATATGCAAGGCATGAAAGCCGATATTCAGGAAACAAAGACGGATATTTTAAATATCAAAGCCGATATGCAAGACATGAAGTCGGATATTCAGGAAACAAAAACAGATATTCTAAATATCAAAGCCGATATGCAAGACATGAAGTTGGATATTCAGGATACAAAAACAGATATCCTAAATATTAAAACAGATATGCAGGATATGAAGATAGATATTCAAGGTCTACAAGCGGAGCAGAAGAAAACAAATGAGCGCTTAGATGGCATAGAGGCAAAACAGCATCTTGTCTATGAGCAAACGGGGAAATTATCTGAATATCATTCGGAAATGATGACAAAGTTAGCAACATTAGCAACAAAGGAAGATTTAGACTACTTCGATATTAAAATTTCGCAGCATGACCGTGATATTTTTCAATTAAAAAGAAAAGCTTAA
- the parC gene encoding DNA topoisomerase IV subunit A: MNSTEKFQDLPLEEVMGDRFGRYSKYIIQDRALPDARDGLKPVQRRILYAMYTEGNTHDKPFRKSAKTVGNVIGNYHPHGDSSVYEAMVRMSQDWKARHMLIEMHGNNGSVDGDPPAAMRYTEARLSTIAAEMLRDIGKKTVEFVPNFDDQDMEPTVLPARFPNLLVNGSTGISAGYATDIPPHALDEVLDAVLMRLDKPTATVDELMTVIQGPDFPTGGIIQGVEGIKKAYETGRGKIIVRAQAVVEPIKGGKEQIVITELPYDVNKANLVKKIDEQRVDKRLEGIAEIRDESDRTGLRIVIELKKDVPGQGILQYLFKTTDLQIAYNFNMIAIHNRRPTMMTLPLLLDAYIAHQKEVVTNRSIYDLQKAKDRSHIVDGLIKALSILDEVIATIRSSNDKKDAKQNLQAKFDFTEVQAEAIVSLQLYRLTNTDITELRKEQEELNKLIAKLEGILQSEAKLVRVIKQELLDIKKRFTEPRRSKIEQEIEEIKITLDVLVPSEEVVVTVTKDGYIKRTSTRSHAASNGQDCAMKDSDYLLYEATLNTQHHLLLFTNRGNYIYQPVHELPDIRWKELGQHISSIVPTGEDESIIAAYGFATFEQPNTYILTATKDGQIKRSPLADYAVTRYSKPIKTMNVKAGDIMIYAAPVTDEVELMLTTDTAYAIRFPMEELPVTGVKTGGVKGITLKEGESLVGVTVLQPDVTQYVVIVTQRGAVKKMNVTEVEMASRAKRGLKVLTELKANPHRIVAVVQATDQERVVIETEKGVQEVLDVRALTRADRHSNGSFKVDIATDGAISHVVIDKKEDVEES; encoded by the coding sequence ATGAATAGTACGGAAAAGTTTCAAGATTTACCTTTAGAAGAAGTAATGGGTGACCGTTTTGGTCGCTATAGTAAATATATTATTCAAGACCGCGCGTTGCCTGATGCACGTGACGGTCTTAAACCTGTACAGCGCCGTATTTTATATGCAATGTATACAGAGGGCAATACACATGATAAGCCATTCCGTAAATCGGCTAAAACCGTCGGGAATGTGATTGGGAATTACCATCCACACGGCGATAGCTCTGTCTATGAAGCGATGGTACGTATGAGTCAGGATTGGAAAGCGCGTCATATGCTGATTGAAATGCATGGAAATAATGGCTCAGTGGATGGGGACCCGCCTGCTGCGATGCGTTATACAGAGGCACGACTTTCTACGATTGCGGCGGAAATGCTGCGAGATATCGGTAAGAAAACGGTAGAGTTTGTGCCGAACTTTGATGATCAGGATATGGAGCCAACGGTGCTACCTGCACGCTTCCCAAATTTATTGGTCAATGGCTCAACAGGGATTTCTGCTGGCTATGCCACAGATATTCCACCACATGCACTAGATGAGGTGTTAGATGCTGTTTTAATGCGCTTAGACAAGCCAACTGCTACAGTGGATGAATTAATGACGGTTATTCAGGGACCTGATTTCCCAACTGGTGGCATTATTCAAGGTGTTGAAGGCATTAAAAAGGCTTATGAAACAGGTCGTGGCAAAATTATTGTACGCGCACAGGCTGTTGTGGAGCCGATTAAGGGTGGCAAGGAGCAAATTGTTATTACGGAATTGCCATACGATGTCAATAAAGCAAATCTTGTGAAAAAAATTGATGAGCAACGCGTCGATAAGCGCCTAGAAGGAATTGCCGAAATTCGCGATGAATCCGACCGTACAGGCTTACGTATCGTCATCGAGCTGAAAAAAGATGTGCCAGGGCAAGGCATTTTACAGTATTTATTTAAAACAACCGATTTACAAATTGCTTACAATTTTAATATGATTGCCATTCATAATCGTCGTCCAACGATGATGACCCTACCATTGTTATTGGATGCTTATATCGCCCATCAAAAGGAAGTTGTCACAAATCGTTCTATTTACGATTTACAAAAAGCAAAGGATCGTTCACATATTGTTGATGGGCTAATTAAAGCACTATCTATTTTAGATGAAGTCATTGCAACGATTCGTTCTTCTAATGATAAAAAGGATGCCAAGCAGAATTTACAAGCGAAGTTCGATTTTACTGAGGTGCAGGCAGAGGCAATTGTTAGCTTGCAATTATACCGTTTAACAAATACGGATATTACAGAGCTGCGTAAAGAGCAGGAAGAGCTGAATAAATTAATTGCGAAGCTAGAGGGGATTCTGCAAAGTGAGGCTAAGCTTGTGCGCGTTATTAAACAAGAGTTGCTAGATATTAAGAAACGCTTTACAGAACCTCGCCGCTCGAAGATTGAGCAGGAAATTGAAGAAATTAAAATTACGTTAGATGTGCTTGTGCCAAGTGAGGAAGTGGTGGTCACTGTAACAAAGGATGGCTATATTAAACGTACATCCACACGCTCACATGCCGCTTCCAATGGGCAAGATTGTGCCATGAAGGATTCGGATTATTTATTGTATGAGGCAACGTTAAATACACAGCACCATCTATTACTCTTTACAAATCGAGGCAATTATATTTATCAGCCTGTTCATGAGCTGCCTGATATTCGCTGGAAGGAACTCGGTCAGCATATATCTAGCATTGTGCCAACAGGTGAGGATGAATCTATTATTGCTGCGTATGGCTTTGCCACTTTTGAGCAGCCAAACACATATATTCTTACAGCAACAAAGGATGGTCAAATTAAGCGATCACCATTAGCCGATTATGCTGTAACTCGTTATTCAAAGCCCATTAAAACAATGAATGTGAAGGCTGGCGATATAATGATTTATGCCGCACCTGTCACAGATGAGGTAGAGCTGATGCTCACAACGGATACTGCCTATGCTATTCGTTTCCCAATGGAAGAATTACCTGTAACAGGTGTTAAAACAGGTGGCGTAAAAGGGATCACATTAAAGGAGGGAGAATCCTTAGTGGGTGTCACTGTGTTACAGCCTGATGTAACACAGTATGTTGTTATTGTGACACAGCGCGGAGCTGTTAAGAAAATGAATGTGACGGAAGTTGAGATGGCAAGCCGAGCAAAACGCGGGCTTAAGGTCTTGACCGAGTTAAAAGCAAATCCACACCGTATTGTTGCCGTTGTGCAGGCTACCGATCAGGAGCGGGTGGTTATTGAAACGGAAAAAGGTGTACAGGAGGTCTTGGATGTACGGGCTTTAACACGTGCAGACCGTCATTCCAACGGCTCCTTTAAGGTTGATATTGCAACAGATGGCGCCATTTCGCATGTCGTGATTGACAAAAAAGAAGACGTAGAAGAAAGCTAG
- the parE gene encoding DNA topoisomerase IV subunit B encodes MTNKQSPSVYNDDAIQVLEGLEAVRKRPGMYIGSTDGRGLHHLVYEIVDNAVDEALAGFGAHIIVTIHNDQSVSVRDFGRGMPTGMHKMGKPTPEIIFTVLHAGGKFGQGGYKTSGGLHGVGSSVVNALSTFLEVTIHRDGKIYRQRFENGGHPVTTLEDIGQTKQTGTLVRFLPDETIFSVTKFNYDTLAERLRESAFLLKGLKIELIDEREEGKKDVFFYENGIEAFVAYLNEEKDVLHPVKYVEGIQDDIEVEFAFQYNDGYSETILSFVNNVRTRDGGTHETGAKAALTRVFNEYARKIGLLKEKDKNLEGTDIREGLAAIVSVRIPEHLLQFEGQTKGKLGTSEARSAVDSVVSEQILYVLEENAELSASLVRKAIRAQQVREAARKAREDARNGKKNKKGSTILSGKLTPAQSRNAARNELYLVEGDSAGGSAKQGRDRTFQAILPLRGKVINTEKAKLQDIMKNEEISTIIHAIGAGVGSDFSVEDSAYNKVVIMTDADTDGAHIQVLLLTFFYRYMRPLIEAGKVFIALPPLYKVSKGTGKKEVVEYAWTESDLQKAIKKVGKGYILQRYKGLGEMNADQLWDTTMNPETRTLIRVTIEDGARAERRVTTLMGDKVEPRRKWIEANVDFGMEDDVNILDNEFIQQEEGQA; translated from the coding sequence TTGACGAATAAACAGTCACCGAGCGTCTATAATGATGACGCCATACAAGTATTAGAAGGATTAGAAGCGGTACGCAAACGACCTGGCATGTATATCGGTTCAACGGATGGCCGTGGACTTCACCACCTTGTGTATGAAATTGTAGATAATGCGGTGGATGAAGCGCTGGCTGGCTTTGGGGCTCATATTATTGTCACGATTCACAATGATCAAAGTGTAAGTGTGCGTGACTTTGGGCGTGGGATGCCGACAGGGATGCATAAAATGGGAAAGCCAACGCCTGAAATTATTTTTACTGTGTTACATGCTGGCGGAAAATTTGGGCAAGGCGGCTATAAAACAAGCGGCGGCTTGCATGGTGTAGGCTCTTCTGTTGTGAATGCGCTATCAACGTTTTTAGAGGTAACGATTCATCGTGACGGGAAAATCTATCGTCAGCGTTTTGAAAATGGTGGACATCCTGTGACAACGCTTGAAGACATCGGACAAACAAAGCAAACAGGAACACTTGTTCGTTTTTTGCCAGATGAAACAATTTTCTCTGTGACGAAATTTAACTATGATACATTAGCAGAGCGTTTACGCGAGTCAGCCTTTTTATTAAAGGGCTTAAAAATTGAATTAATTGATGAGCGCGAGGAAGGCAAAAAGGATGTGTTCTTTTATGAGAACGGCATTGAAGCTTTCGTTGCGTATTTGAATGAAGAAAAGGATGTGCTACATCCTGTAAAATATGTAGAAGGTATCCAAGATGATATTGAAGTAGAATTTGCCTTTCAATATAACGATGGCTACTCGGAAACAATTTTATCCTTTGTCAATAATGTGCGTACGCGTGATGGTGGCACACATGAAACAGGTGCAAAAGCGGCACTCACACGTGTATTTAATGAGTATGCAAGAAAAATTGGCTTGCTGAAGGAAAAGGATAAAAACCTAGAAGGAACGGATATTCGGGAAGGTCTAGCAGCCATTGTATCTGTGCGAATTCCAGAGCATTTACTGCAATTTGAAGGACAAACAAAGGGTAAACTTGGTACAAGTGAAGCTCGTTCTGCCGTAGATAGTGTTGTATCTGAGCAAATTTTATATGTGCTGGAGGAAAATGCAGAATTATCGGCATCTCTTGTGCGAAAGGCGATTCGTGCCCAGCAAGTGCGTGAGGCGGCTCGAAAAGCGCGTGAGGATGCACGAAATGGCAAGAAAAATAAAAAGGGTAGCACGATTTTATCAGGAAAATTAACGCCTGCACAATCACGCAACGCTGCTAGAAACGAGCTGTATTTGGTCGAGGGCGATTCTGCGGGCGGCTCCGCGAAGCAAGGTCGTGATCGCACATTCCAAGCGATTTTACCATTGCGCGGGAAGGTCATTAATACCGAAAAGGCAAAGCTGCAAGATATTATGAAAAACGAGGAAATTTCAACGATTATTCATGCGATTGGCGCAGGTGTTGGGTCAGATTTCTCCGTTGAAGATTCAGCGTACAATAAAGTTGTGATTATGACCGATGCTGATACGGATGGGGCTCATATTCAAGTGCTGCTATTAACGTTTTTCTATCGTTATATGCGCCCACTTATTGAGGCAGGCAAGGTCTTTATTGCACTACCACCATTGTATAAAGTGTCCAAAGGAACAGGGAAAAAAGAAGTGGTTGAATATGCTTGGACAGAAAGCGATTTACAAAAGGCCATTAAAAAAGTGGGTAAGGGTTACATACTACAGCGCTACAAAGGGCTTGGTGAGATGAACGCAGACCAGCTATGGGATACAACCATGAACCCTGAAACACGTACATTAATTCGTGTCACAATCGAGGATGGTGCACGAGCAGAAAGACGTGTCACAACATTAATGGGCGATAAAGTAGAGCCACGTCGTAAATGGATTGAAGCCAATGTCGATTTCGGCATGGAGGATGATGTCAATATTTTAGACAATGAATTCATCCAGCAGGAGGAGGGCCAAGCATGA
- the plsY gene encoding glycerol-3-phosphate 1-O-acyltransferase PlsY, with protein MINGLIILCAYLIGSIPSGLWIGKLFYHTDIREHGSGNLGATNTFRILGKKAGIVVTIMDVLKGTAAVLLVALPFFADSSIHPLMLGLVAVIGHMFPIFANFRGGKAVATSAGVLLGYSWPLFVLLFITFIVTLKITKIVSLTSMIAALVALIYAIVYYFVTGDYALGILVAFLFTFIIYRHRANIARIKNGTEPKVKWL; from the coding sequence ATGATCAATGGACTTATTATTTTATGCGCTTATCTAATCGGCTCTATACCTTCTGGATTATGGATAGGCAAACTTTTTTATCATACAGATATTCGTGAGCATGGCAGTGGGAACCTAGGTGCAACCAATACCTTTCGCATCTTAGGGAAAAAGGCAGGCATTGTTGTAACAATCATGGATGTTTTAAAGGGGACAGCTGCTGTTTTATTAGTGGCATTGCCTTTTTTTGCAGATAGCTCCATCCATCCATTAATGCTTGGCTTGGTTGCGGTAATTGGTCATATGTTCCCTATCTTTGCCAATTTCCGTGGCGGCAAAGCAGTGGCAACATCAGCAGGGGTATTGCTTGGTTACTCATGGCCGCTCTTCGTTCTGCTCTTTATTACATTTATTGTGACATTAAAAATCACAAAAATCGTTAGCTTAACATCTATGATAGCCGCATTAGTAGCACTTATTTATGCAATCGTTTATTATTTTGTTACAGGCGATTATGCATTAGGTATCCTAGTAGCCTTTTTATTTACCTTTATTATTTACCGTCACCGTGCTAATATTGCCCGTATTAAAAATGGCACGGAGCCAAAGGTCAAATGGCTTTAG
- a CDS encoding HesB/YadR/YfhF family protein: MNIALTDQALQWFKQEMEVEPGDTIRFYARYGGSSPFHEGFSLGMTREEPIAIGVQTVVDDVTYYIEEKDLWFFNEHSLYVDVDTSNDELQYDYRT, translated from the coding sequence ATGAACATTGCATTAACAGATCAGGCATTACAATGGTTTAAACAGGAGATGGAAGTGGAGCCTGGCGATACGATTCGCTTTTATGCTCGCTATGGTGGCTCTAGCCCATTTCATGAAGGCTTTTCACTTGGGATGACACGTGAAGAACCGATTGCCATTGGTGTGCAAACCGTGGTTGATGATGTAACCTATTACATCGAAGAAAAAGATTTATGGTTCTTTAACGAGCATAGTTTATATGTAGATGTTGATACAAGTAACGATGAATTACAATACGACTATCGTACATAA
- a CDS encoding spore germination protein has protein sequence MTISHNTDTSPLYTSLSKNLQTIKHALGHSNDLMIREIIIDSVDHYTLAVISIDGLADKMMIADDTIDKLTAHIEEEQQIDIATIQQYIGNAYLTVGDIANIEHFTTLYRAIFNGETVILLDGFAAGIATNTKNVKDRAVTEPSTESVIRGPKEAFTETLRTNTALIRRKIKSPNLWIKSRVIGDVTQTNIAIMYINGIANDKIVAEVLARLDRIQTDSILESGYIEDYIQDEKKSIFPTVYNSERPDVIAAELLEGKVAILVDGTPFVLVVPALFTSFLQSAEDYYQHWFISTLIRILRFFGISLALVAPSLYVAITTFHQEMLPTPMLISIASQREGVPFPAVVEALIMEVAFEILREAGLRMPRTIGPAVSIVGTLVIGQAAVDAGVVSAVMVIIVALTAICSFLFPAYGLSNTIRVLRFPLMIVAAMFGLFGVMFGIMLIILHLCSIRTFGVPYLSPFAPFITKDQKDAFLLFPRSRLLTRPRLINQKNIVRGRSYITRKGRKE, from the coding sequence ATGACGATCTCTCACAATACCGATACCTCCCCATTATATACATCACTATCTAAAAATCTGCAAACAATTAAGCATGCACTCGGTCATAGTAATGACCTTATGATACGTGAAATAATCATTGATAGCGTAGATCACTACACCCTTGCTGTTATTTCGATTGATGGCTTAGCTGATAAAATGATGATTGCAGATGATACTATTGATAAATTAACAGCCCATATCGAAGAAGAACAGCAGATTGATATAGCCACAATTCAGCAATACATTGGGAATGCCTATTTAACAGTTGGTGATATTGCAAATATCGAGCATTTTACAACATTGTATCGAGCGATTTTCAATGGTGAAACTGTCATTCTTTTGGACGGCTTTGCAGCAGGCATTGCTACCAACACGAAAAATGTGAAAGATCGCGCTGTTACAGAGCCATCCACCGAATCTGTTATTCGCGGACCAAAAGAAGCCTTTACAGAAACATTACGGACCAATACAGCATTAATTCGCCGAAAAATTAAAAGCCCTAACCTTTGGATAAAATCTCGTGTTATTGGTGATGTGACACAAACCAATATAGCTATCATGTATATCAATGGCATTGCTAATGACAAAATTGTCGCTGAAGTATTAGCACGTTTAGACCGTATTCAGACAGATAGCATTTTAGAGAGCGGCTATATTGAGGATTATATACAAGATGAGAAAAAATCGATTTTTCCTACTGTCTACAACTCTGAGCGTCCCGACGTTATTGCAGCTGAACTGCTTGAAGGCAAAGTAGCGATATTGGTCGATGGTACACCCTTTGTATTAGTTGTACCTGCATTATTCACATCCTTTCTACAATCAGCAGAGGATTACTATCAGCACTGGTTTATTAGCACGCTCATTCGTATATTACGATTTTTTGGTATTAGCTTAGCCTTAGTTGCCCCTTCACTTTATGTAGCTATTACAACCTTTCACCAAGAAATGCTGCCAACACCCATGCTGATTAGTATCGCCTCCCAACGAGAGGGTGTGCCCTTTCCAGCCGTCGTGGAAGCATTAATTATGGAGGTTGCCTTTGAAATATTACGTGAGGCAGGACTTCGTATGCCAAGGACCATTGGACCTGCTGTATCCATTGTTGGTACGCTTGTTATTGGGCAGGCAGCGGTTGATGCAGGCGTTGTATCAGCAGTAATGGTGATTATTGTAGCCTTAACAGCCATTTGTAGCTTTTTATTTCCAGCATATGGCTTATCGAATACCATTCGTGTGCTACGCTTCCCTTTAATGATTGTGGCAGCCATGTTTGGCTTATTCGGTGTTATGTTTGGCATTATGCTGATCATTCTTCATTTATGTAGCATTCGTACATTTGGCGTGCCTTATTTAAGCCCATTTGCACCGTTTATCACAAAGGATCAAAAAGATGCATTTCTATTGTTCCCACGCAGTCGATTGCTGACACGACCTCGCTTGATTAATCAAAAAAACATCGTTAGAGGACGTTCCTATATCACTCGTAAAGGACGAAAGGAATAA